In one window of Williamwhitmania taraxaci DNA:
- a CDS encoding alkaline phosphatase family protein, with translation MKHFALIILISITPLLNTQAQSNKLQPPERPKLIVQLVVGQMRNDFLHRYWQNFSDDGFKVLVNEGSFCKNANYNYLLTQSAPGIATLLTGAQPASHGIVSDRWLNRSNNEMVTATFDKRYRGVGGDDMYGSHSPRNMMASTLGDELKRWNPASKVFAVSLDPQQAVLAAGHSGDGAYWLNPYHGTWMTSNFYQKELPEWVSDFNKKQFAEDYVQRSWETLLPLGNYISPDISAIDTIKRKDIEETRKNPLTLIKSLFAEKAKDKDFSILAETPYGNSYSKDFALSAIVNENLGKDDATDLLTVYFAPTADICRKYGTNSVELEDAYYRLDSELAHFMKFLNETIGRENVLVILTSDHGTSDSPGKKGSVRVPGGTFEPKQSIALLKSYLSVTYGKGEWIKGYDQKQIFLNRNLIEDSNINLSDFQNKISEFMVQFSGVATATTATTMTNMAFSEGNLFKMQNSYNIKRSGDIIFFLEPGWTERGETSSAQSSPYSYDAHVPLIFYGWKIKRKSIFTPMDIADVAPTIATFIDISWPNAASGKPLEEMFR, from the coding sequence ATGAAGCATTTCGCATTAATTATTCTGATTAGCATTACCCCTTTACTGAATACGCAAGCACAATCGAACAAACTGCAGCCACCTGAAAGACCAAAACTTATTGTTCAACTTGTTGTTGGACAAATGCGCAACGACTTTCTACACCGCTACTGGCAAAATTTCTCGGACGATGGATTTAAAGTCCTAGTAAACGAAGGTTCGTTTTGCAAGAACGCCAACTACAACTACCTGCTCACACAATCGGCACCCGGAATTGCCACCCTCCTCACGGGAGCGCAACCAGCCTCACACGGTATAGTCTCCGACCGCTGGCTGAACCGATCCAACAACGAAATGGTTACCGCCACCTTCGACAAGCGCTACCGCGGTGTGGGTGGCGATGATATGTATGGTTCGCACTCGCCTCGCAACATGATGGCCAGCACCCTTGGCGATGAGCTAAAGCGATGGAATCCTGCATCGAAGGTTTTCGCGGTCTCACTCGACCCTCAGCAGGCAGTCCTGGCAGCAGGGCACTCGGGTGATGGAGCATACTGGCTAAACCCCTACCATGGGACATGGATGACCAGTAATTTTTACCAAAAAGAATTACCCGAGTGGGTCTCCGATTTTAACAAAAAACAGTTTGCCGAAGACTATGTGCAGCGCTCTTGGGAAACACTACTTCCACTGGGCAACTATATATCACCGGACATTTCGGCTATCGATACCATTAAAAGAAAAGACATAGAAGAAACCCGAAAAAATCCCCTCACGCTTATTAAATCACTCTTTGCAGAAAAGGCCAAGGACAAAGATTTCAGCATCCTCGCTGAAACCCCGTACGGGAATAGCTACTCAAAAGATTTTGCGCTATCGGCCATTGTAAACGAAAATTTGGGAAAGGATGACGCCACCGATCTGCTTACGGTTTACTTTGCTCCCACTGCCGACATTTGCAGGAAGTATGGAACAAACTCAGTGGAGTTGGAAGATGCCTACTACCGCCTCGACTCCGAATTGGCGCACTTCATGAAATTCCTAAACGAAACCATTGGGCGTGAAAACGTGCTGGTAATCCTCACCTCCGACCACGGAACTTCCGACAGCCCTGGAAAGAAGGGAAGCGTTCGCGTCCCAGGAGGAACCTTCGAACCGAAGCAGTCCATTGCCCTACTAAAGAGTTACCTCTCGGTAACCTATGGCAAGGGAGAGTGGATTAAGGGCTACGATCAAAAGCAGATTTTTTTGAACCGCAACCTAATTGAGGATAGCAACATAAACCTCTCCGATTTTCAGAATAAGATAAGCGAATTCATGGTTCAGTTCTCGGGGGTTGCCACCGCTACCACCGCTACCACCATGACAAACATGGCCTTCAGCGAGGGCAACCTATTCAAGATGCAGAACAGCTACAATATCAAGCGTTCGGGCGATATAATTTTCTTCCTTGAACCAGGATGGACAGAGAGAGGGGAAACTTCATCGGCGCAAAGCAGCCCCTACAGCTACGACGCACACGTTCCCCTAATATTTTATGGATGGAAAATTAAG
- a CDS encoding M14 family zinc carboxypeptidase, whose translation MKQLLFILFIALSTTAFAQDDVEYYFTFNVENKEVLKDITRIISIDNVKDLQVWAYASPKEMVKFKELGYRYTLLNRPSLLNTRAVNMATTLSEMAAWDRYPTYEVYRAMMKKFEATYPTLCKLDSIGTSVGGRKIYVAKISANVSQDIGKPAVFLTSTMHGDETTGYGLMLRLIDSLLTTYGQASAVTNLLDKAIVFINPNANPDGTYNGITYYDGNQNLNGARRYNKNGVDLNRNFPDPWFGKNPDGNTTQTETQIMMDFAKANPIVLSANFHGGTEVVNYPWDYHLTSEKTHPDKEWFLTTSLEYAHLAQTDGNSSYFTEIEANGVTNGADWYRITGGRQDYMGYWHHCKEVTIEISLTKLVGSDQLPYYWRANRKSLFAYMNRVLTGLYGTVKDSDGNYVRALVTAKNHDSDSTQTWSNATTGTYYRLIAPGTYTFAYSALGYNTEERTITIGSFIDRKEENVVLTKNTSSADQLNQPIRTFYIKGSGSESQIIYFAETPGIVSLTIYNSLGQAIANRKVPSIAGENQWSVSSIMNQGTVSSGIYLITLTHNDKRVTLKFVISK comes from the coding sequence ATGAAGCAGCTACTATTCATTTTATTTATAGCGCTCTCCACCACAGCCTTTGCGCAGGATGATGTTGAATACTACTTTACCTTCAACGTAGAGAACAAGGAAGTATTGAAGGATATCACCCGCATAATATCAATAGACAACGTAAAGGATTTGCAGGTGTGGGCCTATGCTTCGCCCAAGGAGATGGTTAAATTCAAAGAATTGGGCTATCGCTACACGCTGCTTAACAGACCATCGCTGCTTAACACCAGAGCGGTGAATATGGCCACAACCCTAAGCGAAATGGCTGCATGGGATCGCTACCCCACCTACGAGGTTTACCGCGCCATGATGAAAAAATTTGAAGCTACCTACCCCACCCTCTGCAAGCTCGATAGCATTGGCACTAGCGTAGGCGGACGAAAAATATATGTGGCAAAAATATCGGCCAATGTTTCCCAAGATATAGGCAAGCCTGCCGTGTTTCTTACCAGTACCATGCACGGCGACGAAACCACCGGCTATGGCCTCATGCTTCGGCTAATTGACAGCCTCCTTACCACCTACGGACAAGCCTCAGCGGTTACAAATCTGCTCGATAAAGCCATCGTCTTTATAAACCCCAACGCCAACCCCGACGGCACTTACAACGGCATTACTTACTACGACGGTAACCAAAATTTAAATGGGGCCAGACGCTACAATAAGAATGGGGTTGACCTTAACCGCAACTTCCCCGACCCCTGGTTTGGGAAGAACCCCGATGGAAATACAACCCAAACCGAAACACAGATAATGATGGACTTTGCAAAAGCCAACCCCATTGTGCTTTCGGCCAATTTCCATGGCGGCACCGAGGTGGTAAACTACCCATGGGATTACCACCTAACAAGCGAAAAGACCCACCCGGACAAGGAGTGGTTTCTGACGACATCGTTAGAATACGCCCACTTGGCTCAAACAGATGGCAACTCATCATACTTCACCGAAATTGAAGCAAATGGAGTAACCAACGGAGCAGATTGGTATCGGATCACAGGGGGCCGACAAGACTATATGGGCTACTGGCACCACTGCAAAGAAGTCACCATAGAGATTTCTCTCACAAAGTTAGTAGGATCGGATCAGCTGCCCTACTACTGGCGGGCCAACCGCAAATCACTTTTTGCATATATGAACAGAGTGCTTACTGGACTTTACGGCACGGTTAAGGATAGCGATGGAAATTACGTAAGAGCACTCGTCACTGCCAAAAACCACGATAGCGATAGCACCCAAACTTGGAGCAACGCAACCACCGGAACATACTACCGACTAATCGCTCCGGGGACCTATACCTTCGCCTATTCCGCATTGGGATATAACACAGAAGAGAGGACGATTACCATTGGATCGTTTATCGACCGCAAGGAGGAAAACGTTGTTCTCACAAAAAACACATCGTCGGCCGATCAACTCAACCAGCCGATACGCACCTTTTATATTAAGGGCAGTGGTAGTGAATCCCAAATTATTTACTTCGCCGAGACACCTGGAATAGTTAGCCTTACCATATACAATTCACTGGGACAAGCCATAGCCAACAGGAAGGTGCCCTCTATAGCTGGCGAGAACCAATGGTCAGTCAGCAGCATCATGAATCAGGGAACCGTAAGCAGCGGTATTTACCTCATCACCCTTACCCATAACGATAAAAGAGTTACCCTCAAATTTGTAATTTCGAAGTAG